One genomic segment of Stigmatopora argus isolate UIUO_Sarg chromosome 3, RoL_Sarg_1.0, whole genome shotgun sequence includes these proteins:
- the LOC144071396 gene encoding interleukin-17 receptor A isoform X2, giving the protein MFAYRLDRQLNDSGHWTFSFPGLVVEAAHTYLMSAFNLPLPDVGEYAVTTQVTIPGCAHRSVRNSQMCLENGSLWDPRSTTRLSVARHQTLSVVVAFEADRHSSVYQVSVQNRGVHFAENVSKENTTSLSVTFCLDVSQLLKCQLLITIKPFFPKCMNEGCRTEQMSVDYCTHFPTRTPMIKGVVVLIFVAVCFSLLWTASHKGGPSLPSPTAEPPPQRFQVPERKKVLILYSLDHPLYKNIVLKFAAFLTAQCGTEVILDLLDSTHLATLGTVQWLDWQRERMENSSDQILLLCSKGVQAKWRAMCGGGQGGRVLLREDLRSPWGDTLTPALGLVVPGLLRRASFDKYAVAYFDGIGSAEDVPRPFNVTLRYNLMRQFEELFFRILDAEKQGPGRLRRIPGLAEGDYHLLPAGRALMEACERFREYQRKNPRWFEEQLVEDFDIQNVN; this is encoded by the exons ATG TTCGCCTACAGACTCGACCGGCAACTCAATGATTCGGGCCAC TGGACCTTTTCATTTCCCGGCTTGGTGGTGGAGGCCGCTCACACCTATCTGATGTCGGCTTTTAATTTGCCGCTGCCCGATGTTGGAGAATACGCCGTCACCACACAAGTGACGATTCCAG GGTGTGCTCACCGGAGCGTCCGAAACTCCCAGATGTGTTTAGAAAATG GCAGTCTTTGGGACCCTCGAAGCACCACTCGTTTATCGGTGGCGAGACATCAAACCTTGTCTGTCGTCGTGGCATTTGAAGCCGACCGCCATTCCAGCGTGTATCAAGTTTCCGTCCAGAACCGCGGCGTCCATTTTGCAGAGAATGTTTCCAAG GAAAACACAACATCTCTGAGTGTCACCTTTTGCTTGGATGTGTCCCAACTCTTAAAGTGCCAATTGCTAATCaca ATCAAgccatttttccccaaatgcATGAACGAGGGCTGTCGTACAGAACAGATGAGTGTGGATTACTGTACGC attttcctaCTCGGACTCCAATGATTAAGGGCGTGGTGGTGTTGATTTTTGTCGCTGTTTGTTTTTCCCTCCTGTGGACTGCTTCTCATAAAG GCGGCCCCAGTCTGCCGTCCCCCACCGCCGAACCACCGCCGCAACGTTTCCAGGtgccagaaagaaaaaaagtcctgATCCTGTACTCCCTGGACCACCCGTTATACAAAAACATCGTCCTGAAGTTCGCCGCCTTCCTGACGGCCCAATGCGGCACGGAGGTCATCCTGGATCTACTAGATTCCACCCACCTGGCAACCCTGGGCACCGTCCAATGGCTGGACTGGCAGAGGGAGCGAATGGAAAACTCCTCGGATCAAATCCTGCTCCTCTGCTCCAAGGGGGTCCAGGCCAAGTGGAGAGCCATGTGCGGAGGAGGCCAGGGGGGGCGAGTCCTCCTGAGGGAAGACCTCCGCTCGCCCTGGGGCGACACCCTCACCCCCGCTCTGGGCCTGGTGGTGCCCGGCCTGCTGCGCCGCGCTTCCTTCGACAAGTACGCGGTGGCTTACTTCGACGGGATCGGCTCGGCGGAGGACGTCCCCCGGCCCTTCAACGTCACGCTTCGCTACAATCTGATGAGGCAGTTCGAAGAGCTCTTCTTTCGAATCTTGGACGCCGAAAAACAAGGGCCGGGTCGGCTTCGGCGGATCCCGGGTCTGGCCGAGGGGGACTACCACCTGTTGCCCGCGGGTCGAGCGCTGATGGAGGCCTGCGAGCGGTTTCGGGAGTACCAGCGGAAGAACCCGCGTTGGTTTGAAGAGCAGCTGGTGGAGGACTTTGACATCCAAAACGTCAACTGA
- the LOC144071283 gene encoding troponin I, slow skeletal muscle-like translates to MDPSPSAYTLSSKPKISASRRLFLKTKMMKKAMVMLENDKQVRQEERERTLSERVPELQLSGLSTQDLQTLCKELHQKIDAVDEDRYDIASKVGKNDVELRDLSQKIFELKGKMKRPNLKRVRVSADAMLGALLGAKVKESVDFKANLKTVKKEEEKKEEVTDWRKNVDAMSGMEGRMKLFNAGQ, encoded by the exons ATGGACCCGTCACCCTCTGCGTACACGCTCAGTTCG AAACCAAAAATATCTGCATCGCGCAGACTATTTTTGAAG ACCAAAATGATGAAGAAAGCCATGGTGATGTTGGAGAACGACAAGCAAGTACGACAAGAGGAACGCGAGAGAACCCTGAGCGAGAGAGTTCCAGAGCTCCAGCTGTCCGGCTTGTCCACGCAGGACCTGCAA ACTCTTTGCAAAGAGCTACACCAGAAGATCGACGCGGTGGATGAGGATCGTTACGACATTGCCTCAAAAGTGGGGAAAAATGACGTGGAG TTGCGCGACCTGTCCCAGAAGATTTTCGAGTTGAAGGGCAAAATGAAGAGACCAAACCTGAAGAGGGTGAGGGTGTCCGCGGACGCCATGTTGGGAGCGCTCTTGGGTGCCAAGGTCAAAGAATCCGTGGACTTCAAAGCCAATCTCAAGACTGTCAAGAAAGAAGAAGAGAAA AAAGAAGAAGTGACCGACTGGCGTAAGAATGTGGACGCCATGTCGGGGATGGAGGGCAGAATGAAGCTGTTTAATGCGGGCCAGTGA
- the bpgm gene encoding bisphosphoglycerate mutase, with amino-acid sequence MLSINRPSHRRVHGRAKYCQHRRRYIPNGFKRHVGLASQQISMYKLFLLRHGEGAWNRENRFCSWVDQKLSQDGVQEARDCGRLLKDGGYQLDVVFTSILSRSIQTAWLVLEALGQEWVPVVKSWRLNERHYGALIGLNRAEMAALHGEEKVRLWRRSYDVTPPAIDESHPYFGEIYADRRYDACDVDKEELPRAESLKEVMARLLPYWESAVAPEIRRGRTVLVAAHGNSCRALLKHLEGISDDDIAKVTLPTGVPVLLELDERLKPVKARQLLGDQLKIQAAIKKVEEQGKAKGST; translated from the exons ATGCTGTCAATCAACCGCCCCTCACACAGACGCGTTCATGGCCGGGCTAAATATTGTCAACATCGTCGCCGCTACATCCCAAACGGATTTAAAAGACACGTAGG GTTGGCCTCGCAGCAGATTTCCATGTACAAACTTTTTCTGCTGAGGCACGGGGAGGGGGCGTGGAACCGGGAGAACCGTTTCTGCAGCTGGGTGGACCAGAAGCTGAGCCAAGATGGCGTACAGGAGGCCCGCGATTGCGGCCGGCTCCTCAAGGACGGCGGCTACCAGTTGGACGTGGTCTTCACCTCCATCCTGAGCCGCTCCATCCAGACGGCCTGGCTGGTCCTGGAAGCCCTGGGCCAGGAGTGGGTCCCCGTGGTCAAGTCGTGGCGCCTCAACGAGCGCCACTACGGCGCCCTGATCGGCCTTAACCGGGCGGAGATGGCGGCACTCCACGGCGAGGAGAAGGTCAGGCTGTGGCGGAGGAGCTACGACGTCACGCCGCCCGCCATCGACGAGTCGCACCCGTACTTCGGCGAGATCTACGCCGATCGCAGGTACGACGCGTGCGACGTGGACAAGGAGGAGCTTCCTCGGGCGGAAAGCCTGAAGGAGGTGATGGCCAGACTGCTGCCCTATTGGGAGAGTGCCGTGGCGCCCGAGATACGCCGGGGCAGGACGGTGCTGGTCGCGGCTCACGGGAACAGCTGCCGGGCTCTGCTCAAGCACCTGGAAG GAATTTCGGACGACGACATCGCCAAGGTGACTCTGCCGACGGGGGTCCCGGTGCTGCTGGAACTGGACGAGCGACTGAAGCCCGTCAAAGCGCGCCAGCTCCTGGGAGACCAGCTGAAGATTCAGGCGGCCATTAAGAAAGTGGAAGAGCAGGGAAAAGCCAAAGGGTCCACTTGA
- the LOC144071396 gene encoding interleukin-17 receptor A isoform X1 — MSANCTDNLEVVARRDTPTPPGWGPSKVGIAQDHHVDVPILNVTLILSSDASILELRGTRLRVVDRHTNGSLCLQFAYRLDRQLNDSGHWTFSFPGLVVEAAHTYLMSAFNLPLPDVGEYAVTTQVTIPGCAHRSVRNSQMCLENGSLWDPRSTTRLSVARHQTLSVVVAFEADRHSSVYQVSVQNRGVHFAENVSKENTTSLSVTFCLDVSQLLKCQLLITIKPFFPKCMNEGCRTEQMSVDYCTHFPTRTPMIKGVVVLIFVAVCFSLLWTASHKGGPSLPSPTAEPPPQRFQVPERKKVLILYSLDHPLYKNIVLKFAAFLTAQCGTEVILDLLDSTHLATLGTVQWLDWQRERMENSSDQILLLCSKGVQAKWRAMCGGGQGGRVLLREDLRSPWGDTLTPALGLVVPGLLRRASFDKYAVAYFDGIGSAEDVPRPFNVTLRYNLMRQFEELFFRILDAEKQGPGRLRRIPGLAEGDYHLLPAGRALMEACERFREYQRKNPRWFEEQLVEDFDIQNVN; from the exons atgtcaGCGAATTGCACTGACAATTTGGAAGTGGTGGCCCGACGAGACACGCCCACTCCACCGGGATGGGGTCCGAGCAAGGTGGGAATTGCTCAGGACCACCACGTGGACGTTCCCATCCTAAATGTAACATTGATTCTCAGTTCGGATG CGAGCATATTGGAACTCCGTGGAACGCGTTTGCGCGTTGTTGATCGACATACGAATGGAAGCTTGTGTCTGCAGTTCGCCTACAGACTCGACCGGCAACTCAATGATTCGGGCCAC TGGACCTTTTCATTTCCCGGCTTGGTGGTGGAGGCCGCTCACACCTATCTGATGTCGGCTTTTAATTTGCCGCTGCCCGATGTTGGAGAATACGCCGTCACCACACAAGTGACGATTCCAG GGTGTGCTCACCGGAGCGTCCGAAACTCCCAGATGTGTTTAGAAAATG GCAGTCTTTGGGACCCTCGAAGCACCACTCGTTTATCGGTGGCGAGACATCAAACCTTGTCTGTCGTCGTGGCATTTGAAGCCGACCGCCATTCCAGCGTGTATCAAGTTTCCGTCCAGAACCGCGGCGTCCATTTTGCAGAGAATGTTTCCAAG GAAAACACAACATCTCTGAGTGTCACCTTTTGCTTGGATGTGTCCCAACTCTTAAAGTGCCAATTGCTAATCaca ATCAAgccatttttccccaaatgcATGAACGAGGGCTGTCGTACAGAACAGATGAGTGTGGATTACTGTACGC attttcctaCTCGGACTCCAATGATTAAGGGCGTGGTGGTGTTGATTTTTGTCGCTGTTTGTTTTTCCCTCCTGTGGACTGCTTCTCATAAAG GCGGCCCCAGTCTGCCGTCCCCCACCGCCGAACCACCGCCGCAACGTTTCCAGGtgccagaaagaaaaaaagtcctgATCCTGTACTCCCTGGACCACCCGTTATACAAAAACATCGTCCTGAAGTTCGCCGCCTTCCTGACGGCCCAATGCGGCACGGAGGTCATCCTGGATCTACTAGATTCCACCCACCTGGCAACCCTGGGCACCGTCCAATGGCTGGACTGGCAGAGGGAGCGAATGGAAAACTCCTCGGATCAAATCCTGCTCCTCTGCTCCAAGGGGGTCCAGGCCAAGTGGAGAGCCATGTGCGGAGGAGGCCAGGGGGGGCGAGTCCTCCTGAGGGAAGACCTCCGCTCGCCCTGGGGCGACACCCTCACCCCCGCTCTGGGCCTGGTGGTGCCCGGCCTGCTGCGCCGCGCTTCCTTCGACAAGTACGCGGTGGCTTACTTCGACGGGATCGGCTCGGCGGAGGACGTCCCCCGGCCCTTCAACGTCACGCTTCGCTACAATCTGATGAGGCAGTTCGAAGAGCTCTTCTTTCGAATCTTGGACGCCGAAAAACAAGGGCCGGGTCGGCTTCGGCGGATCCCGGGTCTGGCCGAGGGGGACTACCACCTGTTGCCCGCGGGTCGAGCGCTGATGGAGGCCTGCGAGCGGTTTCGGGAGTACCAGCGGAAGAACCCGCGTTGGTTTGAAGAGCAGCTGGTGGAGGACTTTGACATCCAAAACGTCAACTGA
- the cald1b gene encoding caldesmon 1b, with amino-acid sequence MQEAVERQKELDPSFAANADGDGMDEWAGKAPDGDGEGRGHRAVGEEDKADAMEEGEATPGVTEEEREEQMIREEEEEEEEEGEEKEEEEEVRRREELEEERRGQEEVERREEEERQEREMEERRRKEEEEEKRRRREEEQREMEERRREEEEREMEGRRRKEEEEREIEEERKKREEEEQEERKEKRRKDEEEAKKRKREQEMEEMKRREEQERQEMEKKKKQREEREKRELEEKKRKEEQEKEKKEQEEEKKKKEAEEKRKKEAEEKKNKYETGASTQNGALKKLAREDAPPGDAGGGGEERQEAERKLEELRRRRHDAESEEAQEMKRKQHRAEAELEELKRKREERKKILGQEEERRTRELEDKKNREQEERKRMREEIEKRRAQAAEKKKQEEEPPEPSFAIMAPKGSAKIGAKAEFLSKSTQKSARATQAPVVSKIGSRLEQYASAVQGNKEVKSPKTTVLADIPSGGTRSIKSIWENAKLSDNPANKDAVVFHKRNSASRTEKPTTRVEKTPPAASEAAPALAPESGQPRANDTNKQSDVGNKRNMWETKKSSTPAKVLVGVRGKFV; translated from the exons ATGCAGGAGGCCGTGGAGAGGCAGAAGGAACTGGACCCCAGCTTCGCCGCCAACGCCGACGGCGACGGGATGGACGAGTGGGCGGGGAAAGCGCCGGACGGCGACGGAGAGGGGCGGGGCCACAGAGCCGTTGGAGAAGAG GATAAGGCTGACGCCATGGAAGAGGGAGAAGCGACTCCTGGTGTCActgaggaagagagagaggagCAAATGAtaagggaagaagaagaagaggaggaagaggagggagaggagaaggaggaggaggaggaggtgcgAAGGCGGGAAGAATTGGAAGAAGAGCGGAGGGGACAAGAGGAGGTGGAGAGAAGAGAAGAGGAGGAGAGACAGGAAAGGGAAATGGAGGAGAGGAGGCgaaaggaagaggaagaggagaagaggaggaggcgAGAGGAGGAGCAAAGAGAAATGGAGGAGAGGAGGAGAGAAGAGGAAGAAAGAGAAATGGAGGGGAGGAGGAgaaaagaagaggaggaaagaGAAATAGAGGAGGAGAGGAAGAAAAGggaagaggaggagcaggaggagcgcAAGGAGAAACGCAGAAAAGATGAGGAAGaggcaaaaaagagaaaacggGAGCAGGAGATGGAGGAGATGAAACGGAGAGAGGAGCAAGAAAGACAGGAaatggagaagaagaagaaacagagagaggagagagaaaaaCGGGAGCTGGAGGAGAAAAAGAGGAAAGAGGAGCAAGAAAAGGAGAAGAAGGAGCAggaagaggagaagaagaagaaagaagcgGAAGAAAAACGGAAAAAGGAAGCTGAGGagaagaagaacaaatatgag ACGGGAGCAAGCACGCAGAACGGAGCGCTCAAGAAGCTAGCCAG GGAGGACGCTCCTCCCGGcgacgccggcggcggcggcgaggagcGCCAGGAGGCCGAGCGCAAGCTAGAGGAGCTCCGGCGCCGGCGCCACGACGCCGAGAGCGAGGAGGCGCAGGAGATGAAGCGCAAGCAGCACCGCGCCGAGGCCGAGCTGGAGGAGCTCAAGAGGAAGAGGGAGGAGAGGAAGAAGATCCTCGGACAGGAGGAGGAGCGCCGGACGCGAGAGCTGGAGGACAAGAAGAACCGAGAACAG GAGGAGAGGAAGCGCATGAGGGAGGAGATCGAGAAGAGGAGAGCCCAGGCGGCCGAGAAGaagaagcaggaggaggagccTCCAGAGCCCTCCTTCGCTATCATGGCGCCCAAAGGCTCAGCCAAG ATTGGAGCCAAAGCGGAATTCCTGAGCAAATCAACTCAAAAAAG CGCCAGAGCAACGCAGGCGCCCGTCGTCTCCAAGATCGGCAGCCGATTGGAGCAGTACGCTTCTGCCGTTCAG GGGAACAAAGAGGTGAAATCCCCCAAGACGACGGTTCTGGCCGACATCCCATCAGGGGGCACGCGATCCATCAAGAGCATTTGGGAGAACGCCAAGCTCTCGGACAATCCCGCCAATAAG GACGCCGTGGTGTTCCACAAAAGAAACTCTGCGAGTCGGACGGAAAAGCCCACCACCCGTGTGGAGAAGACCCCGCCCGCCGCCTCCGAAGCGGCACCGGCGTTAGCGCCGGAGTCCGGGCAACCACGCGCCAAT GATACGAATAAGCAAAGCGACGTGGGTAACAAACGCAACATGTGGGAGACAAAGAAGAGCTCAACACCAGCCAAG GTCTTGGTTGGGGtcagaggcaagtttgtctaa
- the tnnt2d gene encoding troponin T2d, cardiac: MSDTEEVMHEETQEEEDESKPKPKFMSNISAQKIPDGDKVDFDDIHRKRLDKDLSELQSLIEAHFVQRKKEEEELVALVNRIEKRRAERAEQHRIRAEMEKERQARQAEEKERREQEEQRKKHDDDAKKKKVLTNMTQQYGAGQKSEKKGKKQTEREKKKKILAERRKPLNVDHLNDDKLKEKANELWQWLMQLETEKYDLNDKFKRQKSDVSLLINSIHLLLVRVQDHQSTKGRGKGKMAPRLR, translated from the exons ATGTCCGACACAGAGGAGGTCATGCACGAGGAAACTCA GGAGGAGGAAG ATGAGTCAAAACCGAAGCCAAA ATTTATGTCAAACATCTCCGCCCAGAAGATCCCCGATGGCGACAAAGTGGATTTTGAC GACATCCACAGGAAGCGGCTGGACAAAGATCTGTCCGAGTTGCAGTCGCTCATCGAGGCTCACTTTGTCCAGAggaagaaggaggaagaggaactGGTCGCCCTGGTCAACAGAATC GAGAAACGGCGTGCCGAGAGGGCGGAGCAGCATCGGATCCGGGCCGAGATGGAGAAGGAGCGGCAGGCCCGGCAGGCC GAGGAGAAGGAGCGCAGGGAGCAGGAGGAGCAGAGAAAGAAGCACGATGATGAcgccaagaagaagaaggtcCTCACCAACATGACCCAGCAGTACGGCGCCGGGCAGAAG AGCGAAAAGAAAGGCAAAAAGCAGACGGaaagagagaagaagaagaagattcTGGCCGAGCGCAGGAAGCCGCTCAACGTCGACCACTTGAATGACGACAAACTCAA GGAGAAGGCCAACGAGCTGTGGCAGTGGCTGATGCAACTGGAGACGGAGAAATACGACCTTAACGACAAATTCAAAAGGCAGAAGAGTGACGTGAGTCTCTTGATAAATTCA ATCCACCTGCTCCTTGTCCGAGTGCAGGACCACCAAAG CACCAAGGGTCGTGGCAAGGGCAAGATGGCACCCCGGCTGAGGTAG
- the LOC144071280 gene encoding uncharacterized protein LOC144071280, with the protein MCKVQILRALVAKRLTEAADEIVGIFESTITEYENELRRSREENEWQRQMLDALLKPTVCIQEVQQPTVKKEEITPEPDDWPAEVHEETEPCNIKVEKIWSIQEGESRTNAGDEVEPSCVDPEPGQDPRQPEPQTDILTATETRQPHPEASRPHSRSVSSDSSHRVPPSNHDSPGHVKRFRCGDCGKTYTTGGALKRHTMSHSGEKPYACTVCGWKSSRKCALVLHMMRHTGEKPHRCSLCGRRFRHTSSLSKHACLYAKGNPFPCSVCGAVFPRKSALASHRKTHNTEPGHSCSVCGKKVTNASYLAMHMRIHK; encoded by the exons ATGTGTAAAGTCCAAATTTTGAGGGCGTTGGTGGCCAAGCGATTAACGGAGGCCGCCGACGAGATAGTCGGAATCTTCGAGAGCACCATAACGGAGTATGAAAACGAACTGCGCCGCTCTCGAGAAGAGAACGAGTGGCAGCGACAGATGCTGGACGCGCTTCTCAAGCCCACCGTTTGCATTCAAG AAGTCCAGCAGCCCACGGTCAAGAAAGAAGAAATCACCCCCGAGCCAGATGATTGGCCCGCAGAAGTGCACGAAGAAACCGAGCCCTGCaacattaaagtggaaaaaatctgGAGCATCCAAGAGGGAGAATCACGGACCAATGCCGGAGATGAAGTCGAGCCCTCGTGCGTTGATCCCGAACCGGGTCAGGATCCACGCCAGCCGGAGCCCCAAACCGACATCTTGACAGCAACGGAAACACGCCAACCCCACCCAGAAGCATCCCGACCGCATTCCCGTTCGGTGAGCTCGGACTCCTCCCACCGAGTCCCCCCATCCAACCACGACTCCCCAGGCCACGTGAAGCGCTTTCGCTGCGGCGACTGCGGCAAAACGTACACGACGGGGGGCGCCTTGAAGAGGCACACCATGAGCCACTCCGGAGAGAAACCTTACGCCTGCACCGTTTGCGGTTGGAAGTCGTCCAGGAAGTGCGCTTTGGTCTTGCACATGATGCGACACACGGGGGAGAAACCTCACCGCTGCTCGCTGTGCGGGAGACGGTTCAGGCACACCTCCAGTCTCTCGAAACACGCTTGCCTTTACGCCAAGGGGAATCCGTTCCCCTGCTCGGTCTGCGGCGCCGTTTTCCCCAGGAAAAGCGCTTTGGCCTCTCACAGGAAAACGCACAACACGGAACCGGGCCATTCTTGCTCCGTTTGCGGCAAGAAGGTGACCAACGCTAGCTATTTGGCCATGCACATGAGGATACACAAATAA